A window from Drosophila kikkawai strain 14028-0561.14 chromosome 2L, DkikHiC1v2, whole genome shotgun sequence encodes these proteins:
- the Cyp6a16 gene encoding probable cytochrome P450 6a14 has translation MDFVLLVLTSLLSFLLGYLRYRFGYWEQRGVPQLKANFLVGHLAKLRSVHLSELLQETYDAFRGSALVAGTYVYLQPVAVALDLDLVKSVLIRDFGKFADRRSFHGDPLTNNLFNMQGEEWRSLRTKLTPTFTSGKMKYMFGTITAVAQQLGETFEELVGSQGNVLELHDLLGRYTTDVIGNCAFGTKCNSLKDPQTEFRRVGRQLFQKGVSSIRWRIFKFTYLSSLSKLGLPVRIFAPEVTEFFMRIVRETVELREREQIRRNDFMDLLLGLRRQENGKEFTVEQMAAQAFVFFVAGFETSSSNMSYALFELAKNEAVQQKLRREIREVIARHGQLTYEAMMEMPYLDQTITETLRKYPALASLTRVASEDYEIPARNGGEPIVLEKGTNIHIPVRAIHYDPEIYPEPDEFRPERFEPAACQERPAAAFLGFGDGPRNCIGLRFGRMQVKVGLITLLLRFRFRLPSGSPEKLMVTRRSIILMPDKGVRLQVDRLEAEEKQCRA, from the exons ATGGACTTCGTTCTGCTGGTGCTCACCTCGCTGCTCAGCTTCCTGCTGGGATATCTCCGGTATCGCTTCGGGTACTGGGAGCAGCGCGGTGTGCCGCAGCTGAAGGCGAACTTCCTCGTCGGACACCTGGCCAAGCTGCGTTCCGTGCATTTAAGCGAGCTGCTCCAGGAGACCTACGACGCCTTCCGGGGAAGCGCATTGGTTGCAGGCACTTATGTCTACCTACAGCCCGTGGCAGTGGCACTGGATTTGGATCTGGTCAAGTCGGTGCTCATCAGGGACTTTGGAAAGTTCGCAGACAGGCGGAGTTTCCACGGTGATCCGCTCACCAACAATCTCTTCAACATGCAGGGCGAGGAGTGGCGTTCTCTTCGAACCAAACTCACGCCCACTTTCACGAGCGGAAAAATGAAGTACATGTTTGGAACCATCACTGCGGTGGCCCAGCAGCTGGGCGAGACCTTCGAGGAGTTGGTGGGATCACAAGGCAACGTATTGGAGCTGCACGATCTGCTGGGTCGCTACACCACCGACGTCATCGGAAATTGTGCCTTTGGCACCAAGTGCAATAGTCTGAAGGATCCGCAGACGGAGTTCCGGAGAGTGGGTCGTCAGCTTTTCCAGAAAGGCGTCAGCAGCATCCGCTGGCGCATTTTTAAGTTTACGTACCTCAGCTCGCTGTCCAAACTGGGACTGCCGGTGCGGATATTTGCCCCGGAGGTCACCGAGTTCTTTATGCGCATCGTTCGCGAAACTGTCGAGCtgagagagcgagagcagATCCGACGGAACGATTTTATGGATCTGCTGCTCGGTCTCAGGCGCCAGGAGAATGGCAAGGAATTCACCGTGGAACAGATGGCCGCCCAGGCTTTTGTGTTTTTCGTGGCCGGATTCGAGACCAGCTCAAGCAACATGAGCTACGCCCTGTTTGAGCTGGCCAAGAACGAGGCAGTGCAGCAGAAGCTGCGACGGGAGATACGCGAGGTGATTGCCAGACATGGACAACTGACCTATGAGGCCATGATGGAGATGCCCTACTTGGATCAGACTATCACAG AAACCCTCCGCAAGTACCCAGCCTTGGCCTCTCTCACTCGCGTTGCCTCCGAGGACTACGAGATCCCGGCTCGCAACGGTGGTGAGCCCATTGTCCTGGAAAAGGGCACCAACATACACATACCCGTGCGGGCCATCCACTATGACCCGGAAATCTACCCGGAACCCGACGAATTCCGGCCAGAGCGCTTCGAGCCGGCTGCCTGCCAAGAACGACCGGCGGCTGCCTTCCTGGGCTTTGGTGACGGGCCGCGCAACTGCATTGGACTTCGCTTCGGGCGGATGCAGGTAAAGGTGGGCCTGATCACGCTGCTCCTGCGCTTCCGCTTCCGTCTGCCGTCTGGATCACCGGAGAAGCTGATGGTCACGCGGCGTAGCATAATATTAATGCCCGACAAGGGTGTTCGATTGCAAGTCGATCGACTGGAGGCGGAGGAGAAGCAGTGTCGCGCCTAA